Proteins encoded in a region of the Sphingomonas sp. HMP9 genome:
- a CDS encoding AraC family transcriptional regulator: MSTIADLAALVARQVTRTGMVRTAIDRLSLFRADEPTVPLPAVYDASLCIIAQGAKRVSLGGRSLLYDAAHYLLVSVDLPLVGHVTQAERDAPYLCCKIDIDQAVLADLILAEGGRAPKADLPALAVYRSDDDLVDAACRLVRLLDQPDSIAALAPLIEREILYRLLTGPHGPALRYMAVADSHLNQVSRAIATIRTGFDRPLRIGDIATAAGMSASSLHEHFKAVTKMTPLEYQKQLRLQEARRLMLSSGATASAVGFAVGYESPSQFNREYARLFGAPPRRDIEQLQRSGNLLTPV, from the coding sequence ATGAGCACGATCGCAGACCTCGCCGCACTGGTTGCACGCCAAGTCACGAGAACCGGCATGGTACGCACGGCGATCGATCGGTTGTCGCTGTTCCGCGCCGATGAGCCGACCGTGCCCCTGCCCGCCGTATATGATGCATCGCTTTGCATAATTGCCCAAGGCGCCAAGCGAGTCTCGCTCGGTGGACGAAGCCTTCTCTACGATGCCGCGCATTACCTGCTGGTCTCGGTCGACCTGCCGCTCGTCGGACACGTCACCCAGGCGGAGCGTGACGCCCCGTATCTCTGCTGCAAGATCGACATCGACCAAGCCGTTTTGGCGGACCTCATCCTGGCGGAAGGTGGCCGGGCGCCCAAGGCCGATCTACCGGCGCTCGCGGTATATCGCAGCGACGATGATCTGGTCGACGCAGCGTGCCGGCTGGTGCGGTTGCTGGACCAGCCCGACAGCATCGCCGCGCTTGCGCCGCTGATCGAACGGGAGATCCTGTATCGTTTGCTCACCGGTCCCCACGGCCCTGCCCTTCGCTACATGGCGGTCGCGGACAGCCACCTCAACCAGGTTAGCCGGGCTATTGCGACGATCCGCACCGGGTTCGACCGACCGCTCCGTATCGGAGACATCGCCACCGCTGCGGGTATGAGCGCGTCGTCGCTCCATGAACACTTCAAGGCGGTGACGAAAATGACGCCATTGGAGTATCAAAAACAGTTGCGATTGCAGGAGGCGCGACGCCTGATGCTGTCGAGCGGCGCGACTGCGAGTGCCGTGGGTTTTGCCGTTGGGTATGAAAGCCCGTCGCAGTTCAACCGCGAATATGCACGTCTGTTCGGCGCGCCACCCCGTCGTGACATCGAACAGCTGCAGCGCAGCGGCAATCTGCTGACTCCAGTTTAG
- a CDS encoding SDR family oxidoreductase has protein sequence MNDIIDKTVLISGASSGIGEATVRELASRGARLFIGARRTDRLEALAAELGAHVAWQALDVTDAASFAAFADAAEARFGRVDVLINNAGVMPLSPLAALKQEEWTRMIDVNVHGVLNGIAAVLPRFIAQKEGHVVNVASIAAHLVMPSAAVYCATKYAVWAITEGLRQEHDDIRTTIISPGVVATELGNDITDPDIASALTTWRQKSLTPDAIARAIRYALEQPEGVDINEVIVRPTAAGM, from the coding sequence ATGAACGACATCATCGACAAGACAGTGCTGATCAGCGGCGCTTCCAGCGGTATCGGCGAGGCGACCGTGCGCGAACTCGCGAGCAGAGGCGCGCGCCTTTTCATCGGTGCGCGCCGGACCGATCGTCTCGAAGCGCTCGCGGCTGAGCTCGGCGCGCATGTCGCTTGGCAGGCGCTGGACGTGACCGACGCGGCGAGCTTTGCCGCCTTCGCCGACGCGGCGGAAGCGCGGTTCGGGCGCGTGGACGTGCTGATCAACAATGCCGGCGTGATGCCCTTGTCGCCTCTTGCCGCGCTGAAGCAGGAGGAATGGACGCGGATGATCGACGTCAACGTTCATGGCGTGCTGAACGGGATCGCGGCCGTGCTGCCGCGATTCATCGCGCAGAAGGAAGGCCATGTCGTGAATGTGGCATCGATCGCCGCGCATTTGGTAATGCCGAGCGCCGCCGTCTACTGCGCGACCAAATACGCGGTCTGGGCGATTACCGAAGGGTTGCGCCAGGAGCATGACGACATTCGCACGACGATCATTTCACCCGGGGTCGTGGCAACCGAGTTGGGCAACGACATCACCGACCCGGATATTGCCTCCGCGCTGACCACGTGGCGGCAGAAGTCGCTCACGCCCGACGCGATCGCCCGCGCGATCCGGTACGCGCTGGAGCAGCCCGAGGGCGTGGACATCAACGAGGTCATCGTACGCCCTACCGCAGCCGGCATGTAG
- a CDS encoding NAD-dependent epimerase/dehydratase family protein: MRILITGATGLIGGAVARRVAAAGHDVVGLARSEASAAKLTGMGYQAAHGDLDDAASIANAVRDVDAVVHAASPNDQNSAAYDEVATRAIIDALRGASKRFLYTSGCFLYGATGATPATEDSPLNPLELVRFRQPLEAEILGAADDGVHGIILRPAWVYGHHAWTTMMMYGSAKEHGAARYVGNGQNRWTCVHADDLADLYLLALEKAPAGSIYNGAHGAAVPLIDIARAASESAGAEGRVAAWPLEEARQSLGGFADAIACDQLVSGERAERELGWRPSRHSILDELRSYAPPAA, encoded by the coding sequence ATGCGTATATTGATAACGGGTGCAACGGGATTGATCGGCGGCGCGGTCGCCCGTCGAGTGGCGGCGGCGGGACATGACGTGGTGGGGCTTGCGCGTTCGGAGGCGAGCGCGGCCAAGCTGACCGGCATGGGCTATCAGGCGGCCCACGGCGATCTGGACGATGCGGCCAGCATCGCCAACGCCGTCCGGGACGTCGACGCGGTCGTCCACGCCGCGTCGCCGAATGACCAGAACAGCGCGGCGTATGACGAAGTCGCGACACGAGCGATCATCGATGCCTTGCGCGGCGCGTCCAAGCGCTTTCTCTATACCAGTGGCTGCTTCCTGTACGGCGCCACCGGCGCCACGCCCGCCACCGAGGATAGCCCGCTGAATCCGCTGGAGCTGGTGCGTTTTCGCCAGCCGCTCGAGGCGGAAATCCTTGGCGCTGCAGACGATGGCGTTCACGGGATCATACTCCGTCCCGCCTGGGTCTACGGCCATCACGCGTGGACCACGATGATGATGTACGGCTCGGCCAAGGAGCACGGTGCTGCGCGTTATGTCGGCAACGGGCAGAACCGCTGGACGTGCGTGCATGCCGATGACCTCGCCGACCTGTATCTGCTCGCGCTCGAAAAGGCGCCGGCAGGCTCGATCTACAACGGCGCGCACGGCGCCGCTGTCCCGCTGATCGATATTGCGCGGGCCGCCAGCGAGAGCGCCGGCGCGGAGGGTCGGGTGGCGGCATGGCCGTTGGAGGAGGCACGGCAATCGCTCGGGGGCTTTGCGGACGCGATTGCGTGCGATCAACTAGTCTCGGGCGAACGCGCCGAACGGGAGCTGGGTTGGCGCCCGTCGCGGCATTCGATCCTCGATGAACTACGCTCCTACGCGCCGCCGGCGGCCTGA